A window of the Bradyrhizobium diazoefficiens genome harbors these coding sequences:
- a CDS encoding enoyl-CoA hydratase-related protein, with the protein MELKFSKVERKGPITIITLSRPEVYNALHIDAHFELNKVFDDFAADPAQWVAVVTGAGDKAFCAGNDLKWQAAGGKRGWDKGGFAGLTARFDCDKPIIAAVNGVAMGGGFEIALACDLIIASENATFALPEPRVGLAALAGGLHRLPRQIGLKRAMGMILTARHVSAKEGHELGFVNEVVPQGETLAGALRWAEMITKNSPMSIRASKQTIRKGLAVSLEQAIEEQREYPAVKAMVASQDYIEGPKAFSEKRPPRWVGK; encoded by the coding sequence ATGGAGCTGAAATTCTCAAAAGTGGAACGCAAGGGGCCGATCACGATCATCACGTTGTCGCGGCCCGAGGTCTACAACGCATTGCACATCGATGCGCATTTCGAGCTCAACAAGGTGTTTGACGATTTCGCAGCCGACCCTGCGCAGTGGGTTGCGGTCGTCACCGGCGCCGGCGACAAGGCGTTCTGCGCCGGCAACGATCTGAAGTGGCAGGCGGCGGGCGGCAAGCGCGGCTGGGACAAGGGTGGCTTTGCCGGCCTCACTGCGCGATTCGACTGCGACAAGCCGATCATCGCCGCGGTCAACGGCGTCGCCATGGGCGGCGGCTTCGAGATCGCGCTCGCCTGCGACCTGATCATTGCCTCCGAGAACGCAACCTTCGCCCTGCCCGAGCCGCGCGTTGGCCTTGCCGCTCTCGCCGGTGGCCTGCACCGGCTGCCGCGACAGATCGGCCTGAAACGTGCCATGGGCATGATCCTCACCGCGCGTCACGTCAGCGCCAAGGAAGGCCACGAGCTCGGCTTCGTCAACGAGGTGGTGCCGCAGGGCGAAACGCTCGCGGGCGCGCTACGCTGGGCGGAGATGATCACAAAGAACTCGCCGATGTCGATCCGGGCGTCGAAGCAGACCATTCGGAAGGGCTTGGCCGTGTCGCTCGAGCAGGCGATCGAAGAGCAGCGCGAGTATCCGGCCGTAAAGGCGATGGTGGCCTCGCAGGATTATATCGAGGGCCCGAAGGCGTTCTCGGAGAAGCGGCCGCCAAGATGGGTGGGGAAGTAG